The genomic DNA CCGCTGACGGTGATGACAGCGTTAAATAATCGATGTCATCCAGATTCTCACGGATTTTCTGAATAGAGCCTTCGTGAACTTTCGGGTAATACAGTTCGATTTCCGTCACTTCTCCTCCGCACTTACGCATATAGTCGCGCATTAACGGACGCTTTTTACTGCTTGCGGGATAGAGTATTTTATCGCCGGGATGAATGGTACACTCCTCGATAAACCCTTCCTGCGTATACGTCGACGGTTCAAAGTCCACATCGATGCCGTGGGCATTCAGCGCCTCGGTCGTCTTCACGCCGATGCTCGAAATGTGCTCTGTCTTCACGCGCTCAAAAAACGGCAGAAAATGTTTCACCGTATTTTTGCTCGTCATGACGAGCCACGTATAATGCTCTTCGAGCAGACTCTCATCAAACGGCAGTATTTCGGTCGTAATGAGCGGTGCGTGGACGAGTGTTAAATCCTCATCCTCACCCAGCCCGAACGTCGACTGCGTAACGTAAACCACCGGTTTACTTGCCGGCATTATTCTCGTTAATCATGTCGATAATATCTTTTGCACCGATTTTTTCCATCTCGTCTGCAACGAGGTTACCAAGCTGTACCGGATCCGGGTGTGATTTTTTAACGACATAGCGTTCGTTGCCGTCTTCTGACATAATTAATCCTGTTAAATACAGTTCTCCGTCTTCAAGCGTCGCATAACCGCCGATCGGCACCTGACAGCTGCCGTCCATACGTTTTAAGAATGTGCGTTCCGCTGTCGTACATGTCGCATCATCTGTTGAATGGACAGTCTGCAGCATTTCGATTAATTCGTGGTCGTCATCGCGCACTTCGATACCGAGGGCACCCTGTGCGATTGCCGGGATGAACTCTTCGGGGTCGAAGTATTCAGTCACGACATTGTCGCTCCAGCCCATGCGTTTCAGGCCGGCCGCTGCAAGTAAAATTGCATCGTATTCGCCGGATTCCATCTTCTTAATACGCGTGTCGATGTTACCGCGAACCCAGTTTACTGTAATGTCGTCGCGCATCGATAACAGCTGTGCGCCGCGGCGTAAGCTTGACGTGCCGACGATGCTGCCTTTTGGGAGATCTTTAAACAATACTTTGTTGTTCGATAAAAACGCATCGCGCATATCTTCACGTTCAGGTACACATGCGATAGTGAACCCTTCAGGCAGTTCGCTCGGAACGTCCTTTAAGCTGTGAATCGCCATGTCGATTTCCTTATTTCTGAGCGCTTCTTCGATTTCTTTCACGAAAAGCCCCTTACCGCCGACTTTC from Jeotgalicoccus saudimassiliensis includes the following:
- a CDS encoding uroporphyrinogen-III synthase, with translation MPASKPVVYVTQSTFGLGEDEDLTLVHAPLITTEILPFDESLLEEHYTWLVMTSKNTVKHFLPFFERVKTEHISSIGVKTTEALNAHGIDVDFEPSTYTQEGFIEECTIHPGDKILYPASSKKRPLMRDYMRKCGGEVTEIELYYPKVHEGSIQKIRENLDDIDYLTLSSPSAVDSLMGHFTPDELQSIHFIAIGHVTESRLNQYGLTASKPEHETLGHMINFIKESME
- the hemC gene encoding hydroxymethylbilane synthase, with the translated sequence MRKIIVGSRRSGLALTQSKQFIKKLEAQFPEAEIEIKEIVTKGDRIVDVQLSKVGGKGLFVKEIEEALRNKEIDMAIHSLKDVPSELPEGFTIACVPEREDMRDAFLSNNKVLFKDLPKGSIVGTSSLRRGAQLLSMRDDITVNWVRGNIDTRIKKMESGEYDAILLAAAGLKRMGWSDNVVTEYFDPEEFIPAIAQGALGIEVRDDDHELIEMLQTVHSTDDATCTTAERTFLKRMDGSCQVPIGGYATLEDGELYLTGLIMSEDGNERYVVKKSHPDPVQLGNLVADEMEKIGAKDIIDMINENNAGK